A segment of the Candidatus Gastranaerophilales bacterium genome:
TCCCCTTAAAGTAGGAAGTGTTTACAAAGCTTTTAAAATGCCCTTTTCCGCTTTTAAACGAGGAAGTAACTTCCCTCTTGTTTCGATTACCTAAAATGAGAATTCTCATTCTGTCTGTTATTTATATTCTGAATGTCTGACAATCAGTTTGGAAAAACTTCCGACTTGATTTTCTCAAAATTAAAATTTTTCCATTCTACTTGTCACATTTTCCATTCTGTCTGTCAAATTATAGCTGTTTGTATTATAAACAGGATAAAATTAAAAATAATCCGCAGAAAGTTTAATAGAAATTATAAGTAGAACTATTTTAATGGTGGGCTTGGTGGGGCTCGAACCCACGACCAATTGATTAAGAGTCAACTGCGCTACCAGCTGCGCTACAAGCCCTTTTGTAACTATAATAATGGTGGAGACGGAGAGATTCGAACTCTCGTCCAAAACGGAAATCATCAAACATCTACGAACGTAGTGTTTTAGTTAATCTCATCTTAATCCGGTGAAAACACGTACACCTTAGACTAAGACAAAGCATATTTTACGCCATGCCTGACTTTAGCAATAGGCTTAGCTTAGTTTATTGCTATCCGCTAAGCGCATCCGGCGTAAGTGACCCAATAAATCGGCCGGCAGGACCTATTGAGTGGTTGACTGTTGTTACGCAGCTACTGCAGCTGGTGCAAAGTGAGATGCGAAGTCAACTTTTCTGACATTGTTGCCATTTGTGTTTTTGCTCGTTGATAACGGAGAACAGCGCTCCGATTCGCAGTCTGAGTCAATCGATCGCCTTGTCAAATCCAAAACGTCCCCATATAAACTTTTCAATGTTCTAATAGTATTATGTACCAAAAATATTTTTTTTAAACAGCATATTTGTTTGGTTCATACAAGGTTATTTATGATATTATACTAAGTTAGATGGAATTAATAAGGCAGATATGTACGAACTTATTAACTTTGAAACTCTTAATTCAACAAACACCTATGCTTTGGCACACCTCAAAGAATTGGCTCATAAAAGCGTTATATCGGCGCAAAAGCAGACCCACGCTCAAGGCAGGTTTAAACGAAAATGGATATCTTATAAACCCGAGAATGCATATTTTTCAATAGTGCTAAAACCAAAACCGGAAAATCTTCAAAACCTGCAAAATTTAACCCAGCTAATGTGTATTGTACTATGCGAAGAATTTGAAAAATATCCTCTGCAGCCTTTTATAAAATGGCCGAATGATATTCTCATAAACGGCAAAAAAATATCAGGAATTTTGGCGCAATCGTCTTTTAAAGGTACCCAAATAGAAGGTTTTGTTTTGGGCGTGGGTGTAAATCTTAATTTTGATAAAGAGGATTTGTTAAATATAGACCAACCTGCAACGGCTTTAAATTTAGAAATCAACAAAGCTGTTGACAGAAATGAATTTATAGAAAATGTTCTTACAAACTTCTTTGCTAAATACGACGAGTTTATGCAAACCGGATTTGTGATGATAAAAGAAGATTATGAAAAAAGGACAGATATACTTGATAAAGAAATAACCGTAAAAAACATGGACAAAAAAATAACGGGGATTGTAAAAAACATAAATCTTGACGGAACTTTAACTATACAAGACGGCACTAATAATGTTAAAGTAACTGTTGGAGATATATAAAAAACGATAGAAATATTTAATAAAAAGGAGAAAAAATGGCGACAATAGAATTTTTTAGAAATTCGCAAGAGTTGAAGAATATTACTTCTGCCGCACGCGCTACTATTATGGCGCCTTTCTACGGCAACAATACAGAACATATACAAACAGTAAGTGAAGCTTATAAGTTGGCTCAAAGCAGCCTAGGTACAGTTGAGTTAACCGGCATGCCTGTGTTTGAACCTCAAAAAATAGGTTTGCCCCAAGGCGCAAATCAACTGTTATTTAATGACGGTACAGTAGTAGGCAGGTGTTCTGCCGCAAGAAAAATAGTCGGAGAGCCGGACTGTGATTTGAGTTATTTAATGCCTATAATCAGAGAAGCTGTTTATAATACAAGATTCAAATTAATGTACAAAACAGAGGTTGTTGTCGGTTTAGATGAAGATTTTATGGTAAAAGCTCATCTTTTAATTCCCGAAGGCTTTGAAAATGTAATGTACAGCTGGATGTTGAATTTCCAATATTTTAACGAAGAATACGGCAAAATGTACAAAAACTCCAGAGAGATTCCAGAGGGCGACATCTTCGTATTCTCTGACCCTGACTGGACCCATCCTGATTTTCCGTACGGGTTAACTTTCTTTGACCCTAAACACAACGTAGCGGCTATTTTAGGTATGAGATACTTTGGCGAACATAAAAAAGGCACCTTAACATTAGCTTGGGGTGCTGCAGCAAGAAACGGTTACGCCTCTTGCCACGGCGGGTTGAAAAGATACAACCTTGAAAACGGTAAGAAGTACTCTGTAGCTGTATTCGGACTATCAGGCAGCGGCAAGTCCACAATTACCCATGCGCGCCACAATAACAAGTATGATATTACGGTACTGCACGATGATGCGTTAATAGTAAATGTTAAAGACAAATACTCTATCGCACTTGAACCTGCTTATTTTGACAAAACTCAGGACTATCCGATGGGCTGTGAAGATAATAAATATATCATTACACAGCAAAATAACGGTGTAATTTTAGGCGAAGACGGCAAACTTTACTCAATAACGGAGGATATCAGAAACGGTAACGGAAGAGCCGTTAAATCAAAACTTTGGTCGCCAAACAGAGAAGACAGGATTGATGAACCTATTAACGCTATTTTTTGGCTGATGCAAGACCCTACTATCCCTCCGGTATTAAAATTAAGCGGCGCTTCTTTAGGTTCGGCAATGGGCGCTACCCTTGCAACAAAGCGCTCCAGTGCGGAAAGACTGGCGGCAGGTGTTGACCCGAATGCTTTAGTTGTTGAACCTTATGCCAACCCGTTTAGAACTTACCCTTTAGAGATGGATTATACAAGATTTAAACAACTTATTGATGACGGGGTTGATTGCTACATCTTAAATACCGGCGATTTTATGGGTAAAAAAGTTCAGCCTAAACATACGTTGGGTATTATTGAAGCTATTGTTGAAGGTGCGGCAAAATTTGAAAAATGGGAAAACTTCTCTGACATTGAAATTATGAGATTGGACGACTTTGATGTTTCCTTTAAAGATACAGACTATGCTGACCAATTTATTAAAAGGATGAACGACAGAATTGAATTCGTAAAATCAAGAGCAACCGAAAAAGCAGGTCTGGATAAACTTCCTTCCGATGCATTGGAGGCTTTGGAGAATGTGATTAAACAAGCGCAAAGTGTGGTTGTTTAATACTGAACCATAATTAAAATAAAATATTTTTGCTATAATGTGTTTATGAAAAAGATACTATATAGCTTAATATTAACCTTTTTATTTTGTGCAATAAGTTTTGCTAAAGAAATAACCATTTATACAACAAACGACTTGCACGGCAGATTAGAACCCGTAGATTATAAAAATTTGACAGATGTAGGCGGCGCAGCAAGGCGGGCGGCGGTTTTTGTAAAAGATAATAAGACTTTAATCCTTGATGCAGGCGATTTTGCACAGGGAACGCTGTACTATAAGGTTTTTAAAGATGATATAAATCTGGAAGTTTTAAAAAAACAAAACTATGATGCTATTACATTAGGAAACCACGAATTTGACCATGGGCTTGAAAGCCTTAAGTATTCAATTTCTACTTCAAATGTCCCTTTTTTATCCGCGAATATAAAATTTAAAGACAGGCAGTTAAATAAACTTGTAAAAGATTACATTATAAAAGATGTTAACGGTATAAAAGCGGGAATTATCGGAGTTACTACACAATCAATAAAGGCGACAACAGACAGTAACCCTGAAGAATATGAAGTCCTTGATGAAATAAAAACAATAAAAAAAATAGTAAAAAAAATCGATAAAAGCACTGATATAATTATTGTTTTATCCCATAGCGGAATTAACAAAGATATTGAAATAGCAAAAAACACAGATAATATTGATTTAATTATAGGGGGACACTCTCATACTCTTCTGAGAAAGCCCGTTGTTATTGAAAAAAAGAAAGGAAATGTATACATCACACAAAATGGCGAATTTGGTGTATATGCAGGCAAAATTGTTGCGAATGTTGAAAATGATAAAATCACTGATTTTGATTTTCAGCTTATCCCGATAGATGCCTCAATAAATACAAACAAAGAAATAGAAGATTATATATCAATATACACAAAGCAGCTTGAAATTTACCAAAATGAAACAGCCGGTACTACAACCCTTCCCATAAATTCAAAGAAAGACTTTATAAGAACAAATTTAACCACCGCAGGCAGTTTACTCAACAAGGCGGAACTGGCAGCTTTCCCCGAAGCGGAATGCGCAATAAGCGTTTCGGGTTGTTTAAGACAGGGCGGGATTATTCCTGCAGGGGAAATCTCTTACAAAGATATATTTGAACTTTTGCCGTTTGAAAATTACGTAGTCATTTCACAGGTTAAGGGCAAAGATATTTTATCTGTACTTGAAAATAGTGCAAGGCTTTATCCGAAACCTTCCAACTCTTTTCTTCAGGTGTATAATATAGATTATACGATTGACTTAAAAAAAGAACCGATGGTGATGAATGAAAACCTGACACAAATTCTGAAAAAAGGCTCAAGGGTAAAAAACGTCTTTATAAATTCTGAACCTTTGGACCTTCAACGTTATTACAGCGTTGCAACGGATTCTTTTTTGTTTAACGGCGGAGACGGATACATTCAATTTAAAAACTCAAAAAATCCAAAACATACATATTATTTTCTTGATAGAATGTTGATAGATTATTTGAAAAACAATTCGCCGATAACGCCGGAAGTTAAAAATACAGTGAGAATAGAGGAATAACATTGGCAAAACAACAATCTAATACTGTAATAAAATTTTTAATAATAGCATTTCTCATATTTTTTGCCGGTGTAGCAGGATATGAGTATTTTCAGTACGGAAGTATATTTAACAACGCCGAACATTACAGGAAAATATACAAAACCGCAATGGAACAAAAAGAAAACGAGGAATATTCTCAAGCTTTCTCCACCTTAATGACCATTTCGCCGCGATATGAAGCTTACGATGCGGTATTGTTTTTACAAGCTCAATGTGCGGCTAAAACGGGCGATGAAGCATCTGTGCAAAAAAATCTCAAAGCATTGATATCTAAATATCCGGGAAGTTATTTGTATCTGCAGGCAAAATATGATTTGGCAAAATCTTATTTGCGCTCAAAAAATATTGATTTGGCAAAAGGTGAATTTGAGAATATTATTAATGCTCATAAAGATACTGACTTTGAAACAGGCAGTTATTATTACCTGGCAGAAATGTACAGTCAAAAGGATAAAGAAACTGCAATAAAGTACTGGAAAAAATATATTTCCCAAAGCTCAGACGGAAGATTTTCTCAAGACTGCGTAAACAACCTGATTACAAATAAAGCAAATCTCTCCAATGATGAGCGGTATAATATCGGGTTAGTTTATTATAATGCCCAAAAATTCAGCGAAGCAATTTTTTTCCTCAAAGATATAAGTATTTCAAAGAGCTGGTACTATCTTGCCAAGTCTTATCAGGCTGTTAACAATTATAAAAATGCTAAAGATATAATCAGGCAGGGGCTTCAAAATTATTCGACAAGTTCTGATTTGCAGCAGGTGGAAAACGCCATGTACGCTTATGCTGCTATGTCAGCCTCTAAATCATTGGCCTGGGATGAATTAACAGACATTGTACTGGCACAAAAAAATATTGAAGATATAGCGCTTTATAACAAGGCAAATTATTTGGATAAAGGCCGGGCTTTAGTATTGTATAAAAAAATTATGGATAACCATTTAAAGGGTAATTATTCATCAGAAGCTTTATGGCAGCTTATATGGAATGCCTATCAGAATAAAAATTATGAGGAAGCCAAACAATATGCCCTAAAACATTTGAATAATTTCACCAATACAAAATCCGCGCCAAAAGTTAATTTTTGGCTTGGGAAAATTTACGAAAAAGAACATAACAAAGATATGGCAAAAAAAATCTATACAAGAATTCTTAACAAATACCCCGATGATTATTATGCGTTTAGGGCTTTTGGAAGATTGAACGAACTTGACGGCGGAAAAGACCCTAAGTGGTCTGCAAATAAGAAAAATCGTATAGAAAATATTGATTTTGAGCTTGAACTGCCATATTCTTACAGCGAAATTAAAAACAAGTTTACTGCAACAACGGCAGAACTCTTACTGGTAGAAGATTTTGATACTATAGATATATTCCATGATTTTAAAGAGCCGTTCATAGAAAGTTGGATTTTGTACAGAAAAGGCTTAAAATCAAAAGCCGCAACTACAGCAAGGGATGCCGTGGAAGAAATGAACGATAAACCCGTTCGTACAGACAAAAGATGGCATTTTGTATACCCGGTTTATTTCGGTGAGCTGATAAATAAATATTCGGCAAGAAACAGTTTAGATGCGTATTTGCTTCTTGCGTTGATAAGGGAAGAGAGTTATTTTAACAATCTTGCGCTAAGTTCATCAAATGCCGTAGGGCTTATGCAGCTAATGCCCTCTACTGCAAGAGAAATCGCCTTGAATAACGGATTTGGTCAGATAAATGAATTTTTGCTATTCAACCCCGAAACTAACATAAAATATGGAACACGGTATTTAAAACAGCTTAGAAATCAGCTTGATAATAAACCTATGCTTGAGGTTTGTGCTTATAACGGCGGGGCGGGGTCTGTTAACAAATGGGCAAAATCCTTAACCTATGAAGATGGGGATGAATTTATAGAAAATATCCCGTACCCTGAAACACAAAATTATGTAAAAAAAGTTTTCAGAAGCTATTGGAATTATATGAGAATTTATGCTAACTAAAATTTAACAAAAACATAATAATAGTATATAATTAGAATAATAATAAAGAGGATAATAAAGTATAATGGAAAACAAGAACCGTGAAGCATTATCGGCAATAGAAATATCATTCATAGTTTTTATGTTTTTCTTTGGCTACGTATTAATTATAAAACCGATGTTAGCTGATATCCGTTTTACGGATTTAAAGAGAAGCTGCGGGTCTATGTATAATAAGATTGATTATGCGTCTAAAAATATTGCAGGCAACAGTAATTTTGTAAACAGGTTTAACAACGAAAAGGAAATAATAAACGCATATTCGCAGCTTTTGCAAATAGATTTGATTTGTGATGATGCCAAAGAAGAAGGATGCTGGTCTTCAAATTGGCTTTGGGAAGGGCTTAAAAAACCCGGGCTTAAAACCAATGAAGGTGAGTTTATAATGGCAGAGTTGATTTCTCCGGGCTGCTCGAATGATTCTAATATAATAGGTACCTGTGCGGCTTTGTATATAGATACAAACGGCGGTAAACCACCTAACATCATTGGTCAGGATATTTTAAAAGTTTACATAATTAAAAACGGTATTGCCCCTGCCGGTATAAGAGAAGATATATTAAACCCCCAAAAGAAATGTGATATGATAAAAAGATTTAATTGGGGCTGTACAGCCAGATATCTCGGTATTAAGTAATTTATGTCAAAAGTTAAAACAAAATGGGTATGTCAAGTTTGCGGATACGAATCACCTGCGTATTTGGGGAAATGCCATGAGTGTAATTCCTGGTCCAGTTTTGTCGAAGAAAAAGTTTCCATTGCCAAGGTGAAAACCGCTACAATATCATCATCCGTGCAGGAGAACAAAATTCAAAAAATACATGAGATTTCTATAGATGAAAACACAAGGTTTTCAACCGGTTTAAGCGAATTCGACAGAGTTTTGGGCGGAGGTCTGGTAGAAGGTTCACTTGTGCTTATAGCAGGTGACCCCGGTATCGGAAAGTCAACCCTTATTCTTCAATCTTCCGCTAGCCTGGCTAAAAATATACCCGTGCTTTATATTTCAGCTGAGGAATCCGCAAAACAAATAAAGCTTAGAGCTCAAAGGTTAAACATAAACACTGATAATCTTGATGTTTTAATACAAACAAACATAAATGAAATAAAAAAGGCGATTGAAACCGCAAACCCTAAAGTTGTAATTATAGACAGTATACAAGCTGTTTATTCCGATGAAATTTCAAGCTCGCCCGCCAGTGTATCACAGGTCCGTGAATGCTGCTGTACACTCATTGAAATAGCAAAAACAACGGGAACAACGATTATTATAGTAGGACATGTAACAAAAGACGGAACGATTGCAGGTCCAAAAGTGCTTGAACATATGGTAGATACAGTGATTTATTTTGAAGGCGAAAGATATAAATTTTACAGAATTTTGCGCTCTATTAAAAACCGTTTCGGCTCGACAAATGAAGTGGGTATCTTTAATATGGAGGACCACGGGCTTGTTGAGGTCAAAAACCCGAGCGAATTATTCCTCTCTCACAGGCAGGACAACACTATATCAGGAAGTGTTGTAATAGCAACAAATGAAGGCTCAAGAACCTTGCTTGTAGAGGTGCAGGCTCTTGCAGGTCCGACATCCTACCCTTCACCAAGACGTGTGGCAACGGGGCTGGAGTATAACAGAATGCTGCAAATTTTGGCTGTACTTGAGCGCAGATTAGGATTAAATCTCAGTAAACATGATATTTATGTATCTGTTGTAGGCGGAATAGAAATCAATGAACCTGCCGCTGATTTAGGAGTTGCAATGGCGATTGCATCCTGTGCAAGAAATGTATGTATTGACCCTGAAACCGTTATAATAGGAGAGCTTAGCCTGTCGGGGGAAATAAGACCGGTTAATCAGATTGAACCCAGAATAAAAGAAGCCGCCAAGCTGGGATTTAAAAAAGCTATTATACCTAAGTATACAAATGAACTTAAAACCGAAAAAAATATATCGGTGATACAAGTTTCTAAAATTACAGAAGCTATTACCGCTTCATTATCAAAAGCAAACGCTTTAAGCAAATAACAGGAGCATTTCTCTGATTAATTTTGCGCCAACAGCGACAGAAGCGCCTGACGGGTCATAATCGGGAGATACTTCAAGTAAATCCATACCCACCACATTTTGACCTTTAATTAAGTTCAGCCAGGATATAAGCTCATTATAAAACATTCCGCCTGCCTCCTGAGTTCCTGTTCCGGGAACCAGCGAAGAATCCAAAACATCAATATCCAAGGTTATAAAAACCGGACATCCTTTGAATTCGCCCAAGCGGGTTTTGAAATCTTCCTGAGATGATATCAGGGTCTTATTAGCTTTCATCCATTCAAATTCAGCTTTTTCGCCCGAGCGGACACCTATTTGCACAAGATTTGAAGCAGGCAAAAATTCTAAAATCCTGCGTATAACCGTAGAGTGAGAGAGCGCTTCGCCTAAATATTCCTCACGCAAGTCTGCATGGGCATCAAAGTGTATTAATACAAGGTCATTATATTTTTTAAAATAGGACTTTAGCGTTCCTAAAGTAACAAGATGCTCTCCGCCAACTCCAAACACCTTTTTACCGTCATCAAGCGCAGATGTTACATTAGTTTCTATAATATCAAGGGTTTTAGGTACACCCCAGATTGGAAATTCTAAATCACCCGCATCAAAAAAACTTACCTCGCTCAGTTCTCTTTCAGCATTGAGCGAATACTCCTCAAGCCCCCAGGATGCGCTTCTTATAGCAGCAGGGGCGAACCTTGTTCCATTTTTGTTAGAACATGTAGCATCAAAAGGCATTCCTAATAAAACCCAATCAGATGAATTATAATCAGGGTTAGCACACATCCAGTCTTTTGATAAAAAAGGACCTGTTAACATTTTTCAACCAGTTCTTTAACAAAGTTAGGTAATACAAAAGCGCTTGAATGTAGGTCTTTATTGTATAATTTACAAGACTTGGAAACTTCATCCGCATTAGCTTCATTAATATATGAAAGAGGTTCTGAATCCACCGAACAAAACGCCCATGACCAATATCCTCCGGGATATGCAGGAATAGGACCTACAAAGGTTTTAACTATAGGGAACACTTTTTTTAAAAGAGGATACATTAAACGGATTTCTTTTTTATCCGCAAAAGGCGATTCTGATTGTGCCGCCATTATACCGCCTTTTTTTAACGCTAACTTAACGTTGGTATAAAAATCCTCGGTAAATAACCCTACCCCGGGTCCCAGCGGATCGGTCGAATCAATTAATATAATATCAAATTGGTCTTTTTGTGATTTTATATATTCAACCCCATCCCTGATTTGCAGCTCAACTTTAGGGTTATCAAGCTCACCTGCTATAGTCGGCAGGTATTTTTTGCAAACTTCTATAACTTCACCGTCTATCTCACATAAAACAATTCTCTCTACACTTTTGTGCTTCAAAACTTCTCTGACGGTTCCGCCGTCGCCTCCGCCTATTACAAGAACCTGTCCGGGGTTTGGATGTGAATTTAAAGGAATGTGGGATATCATTTCATGGTAAAAAAATTCATCTTTTTCACTGGTCATCACTAAACCGTCTAATATAAGCATTCTTCCCAGTGGTTTGGTATCAATAATATCAATAGTCTGAAAATCAGACTCCCCATGATACAAGGTAGAATTCACTTCTATGCTGATTCCCAAGCCTGTCTCGGACATTTCTGTATATCTTAGTTCACAATTAGTCATCTTTCCCCTCTTAAATGTTATCAAGCAAAAATAGTATATCAAAAAAATAAATAAAAATTATTTCGGCTCACAAATACCGTTTTTATAATCCCATTCCCCGCCTACGGAAGAGCAGTTCTCTTCGCTCTGCCGGCTTTCTTTGGAAGCAGGAACATGTATGTCATTTTCGGAAGAAGTCCTTACAAAAAGAGCCTTGAAAAATATCAATATAATTGAAGATAAAAGCATTATAATAATCAGTATAATAAAGTATTCAATTAGGCTCTGTGCTTGACGTTTCACAAATTCTCTCCTGTCTTAAAACTTATTATAACATAAATTTTTTTTAAAAAAGGCAATTTTCTATCGTATATATTTTTTATATATACAGTATAGCATAAAAATGAGCATGGCATGGCAATTGGATTAAAACAACAACAAAATAGCCAACAAATCGCCGAACTTCTTAAAAAGAAGCAAGGTGAAAACGGGAATGTTAATGTTTCAGGTCAGCAGCCTGACCAGTTGAACAGTATTATGTCGGCCGATGCAAAGAATATGAAACTATCTTCATCGGGTTCGGGTATAGAAGCAGGGCTTTCATTAAAAGCATCAAACAATAATAACACTTCAGGAATAAATTCTGCAGGTTCTACAAATCCTTTTAACTCAACAAGCAATATTAATCCTTTTGATACTTCAAAATCTATCAACGCCAATAATGATAATAGTATTTTTGGACAAAAACAAGAATCTAACCAAAACGGTGGCGTAGATTTAGCTAAACTTGACGAAAATTATCAAGACGGCTTAGGCTTAAGCTTCAGCAATTCAAAAGCCAACGACCTGCAACCTGAAGAAGAAGAAGGATTTATGGCAAAAATGAAAAATATGTTTAAAACGGATAAATCACAAGATGTTTCTTCAGGCACTTCCCCAAAAAACAATTCCGCTAAAGTTGAAGATGAAGATGGTAGAGGAAACAGAGACCAGGAATATGCCAGTCTTGCACAAAAATTCAATACACTTGAAAGTACGGCAGGCTCGGCAGAAAACTCGGCTAAATCCACAGAGTCAAGAGGAAATGGAGAAAAAAGTAAAATCGGAGGCTTAAAGAGTAAGGTCAAAGCCGGAGATAAAAGTGTACTTAAAGCTGATACAAATAAAACAGACAATAAAACACAAGGACAGACAGGTGTTAAGGGCGAACAAACTACAGTGGATACAAATGTAGAAAAATCTGACAGTAAGGATATTTCCGGCGTTAAATCAGAAACAAGCGCAATAATGAGTGATTCAAATATGTCTGACGGTGAAAAATCAAAAGTTGACGGCAGCTTTGACAAAATGATAACAGGTCAGGAAGGTAACAAAGATTCGCAAAAAGCCGGTGAAGAAAGTGCAGCACAGGCAGCAGTATCTCAGCAGCTGATTCAGGCTCAAACACAATCACAAGAAATAGCAGCCCAGCAGGCACAAACACAGGTAGCTAAGGGTGAGCAACAAGCCGCTCAGGCTACAAAAGCGACCCAAGCGGCAAATAACTTTAAACAACAGGCAGATACTCAGTCGGCAGGGGCTAAAGAAGATGCCGCAACATCCCAGGCACTGCAAACAACCTCTCAAAGTTTATCAACTGCAGGCGGTGCTCTTACCGCATTGGGGGATACTCAGGTAGCTACAGGTCAAACACAACAAGCAACAGGAGAAAATACAAGTTTGCTTGGAAAACTTGACCAAGCATTAGGGAAAAGTTTTATGGCAACGCCATATACATATGCAAAAGGATTAGCTTTGGATATCAAAGGAACTGTACAAGACGGCATCGGAATAGCACAAAAAGCTGTAGGTGTTGTAACAGGCGCCTTAGGTGTAACAAATAAAGAGGCGGGGGCTGTAATGACAATAGCAGGACAAGCGGCAGGTGTCGCAAGCAGTGCTGCTCAACAAAGCAGTAACCAAAAACAAGCGGCAAGTGACCAAAACAGGGGTCAACAAACCACGCAACAAAACCTTGCAACTAATTTTAATAACCAAAGCAAAACAAACAAAACCCAAGGCACAAATAATTTTAACAAAGCTCAAAATACACTCGCAGGATTGAATACCGACCAGCAAAAAATCAATCAAAACTCGGAAGAAACCAAAGATTCTTCAAGCAAAGCTACAGATAATAATAATGATATTTACACACAAGCAGAAGCCTTGAAAAAATCAGTAGAAGCAGGCAAAGCTGACGATAACGATAATGTAAACACAGCCAACGCCGATAACAAGGATAATTCTATCGGCTCATCAGGAAACGGAGCAGGGCTTGGTATGGCAGGCTTAAACGGCAAAGCTTCTACAGTTTTTGGCGCACAAAATAAAAATGCCAGCAAAACTAATCAAAAACAACAAAATAACCAAACCGAAAATAAACAAAACAATACAGAAACAAAAACAGAAACTCAAAACACTCAAGCAACTGCAACAAATAATACTACAGCACAAACATCAACTCCCGCAGCAACAGCTCAAGCAGATACGCCACCTACAATAGGTTCAAATGTTGATGTTAAACCTAAGATGTTATAATTTTAAATAGTTGTAATTAATGACGGTGCAATAGTTATGAACTTTCTGACGAGTTCTTTATCCCATTGAATTCCTGAACCGACCCTTAGGATTTCTACAGCTTTTTCAATAGGTAACCCTTTTCTGTAAGGTCTGTCGCTGATAAGAGCATGGAAGGTGTCTGCCACGGCAACAATCCTTGCTGCCAAAGGTATTTCTTCACCTTTCAAGTTGGAAGGATAGCCTGAACCGTCCCAATGTTCATGGTGATGTTTTACTATGGGGATTAAATCTCTTAACGCTTCAACAGGGGCGAGTACTTTTTCAGCACCGATAACAGGATGCTGCCGCATTATTTCCCATTCGTCGTCTTCAAGCTTGCCTTGTCTGCCTAAAACATTTTCAGGAATGCCGATTTTGCCTACATCATGCAATAAAGCGCCTAACTTAATTCTTTCGACTTCTTCATCCGGTAAATTTAATGCCCTTGCCAACGCTTCGGAATACCTTGAAACAGATTGTGAGTGACCTTTTGTATAAGTATCTTTAGCATCAATTGCGCCTGCAAGTGATGTTACAACGTCTAAAATATGATTATTCGAATTTGTAGAGTCATTATGGAACTTATTAACAAGTTCTTCTTCAAAATTT
Coding sequences within it:
- the speB gene encoding agmatinase, giving the protein MLTGPFLSKDWMCANPDYNSSDWVLLGMPFDATCSNKNGTRFAPAAIRSASWGLEEYSLNAERELSEVSFFDAGDLEFPIWGVPKTLDIIETNVTSALDDGKKVFGVGGEHLVTLGTLKSYFKKYNDLVLIHFDAHADLREEYLGEALSHSTVIRRILEFLPASNLVQIGVRSGEKAEFEWMKANKTLISSQEDFKTRLGEFKGCPVFITLDIDVLDSSLVPGTGTQEAGGMFYNELISWLNLIKGQNVVGMDLLEVSPDYDPSGASVAVGAKLIREMLLLFA
- the speE gene encoding polyamine aminopropyltransferase, with protein sequence MTNCELRYTEMSETGLGISIEVNSTLYHGESDFQTIDIIDTKPLGRMLILDGLVMTSEKDEFFYHEMISHIPLNSHPNPGQVLVIGGGDGGTVREVLKHKSVERIVLCEIDGEVIEVCKKYLPTIAGELDNPKVELQIRDGVEYIKSQKDQFDIILIDSTDPLGPGVGLFTEDFYTNVKLALKKGGIMAAQSESPFADKKEIRLMYPLLKKVFPIVKTFVGPIPAYPGGYWSWAFCSVDSEPLSYINEANADEVSKSCKLYNKDLHSSAFVLPNFVKELVEKC
- the radA gene encoding DNA repair protein RadA, whose translation is MSKVKTKWVCQVCGYESPAYLGKCHECNSWSSFVEEKVSIAKVKTATISSSVQENKIQKIHEISIDENTRFSTGLSEFDRVLGGGLVEGSLVLIAGDPGIGKSTLILQSSASLAKNIPVLYISAEESAKQIKLRAQRLNINTDNLDVLIQTNINEIKKAIETANPKVVIIDSIQAVYSDEISSSPASVSQVRECCCTLIEIAKTTGTTIIIVGHVTKDGTIAGPKVLEHMVDTVIYFEGERYKFYRILRSIKNRFGSTNEVGIFNMEDHGLVEVKNPSELFLSHRQDNTISGSVVIATNEGSRTLLVEVQALAGPTSYPSPRRVATGLEYNRMLQILAVLERRLGLNLSKHDIYVSVVGGIEINEPAADLGVAMAIASCARNVCIDPETVIIGELSLSGEIRPVNQIEPRIKEAAKLGFKKAIIPKYTNELKTEKNISVIQVSKITEAITASLSKANALSK